Proteins encoded in a region of the Puniceibacterium sp. IMCC21224 genome:
- the asnB gene encoding asparagine synthase (glutamine-hydrolyzing) yields MCGIAGIYRASGVSGADRDVLPAMLNAIRHRGPDEEGQFVADRVAMGCRRLSIIDLAGGQQPMFAADGQIAAVANAEIYNHDVLRADLARQGARFGSRCDVEVIPHLYARDGMDLARGLNGQFAFAVYDTARDRLVLGRDQTGIAPLFWARVRDGILFGSEIKALLAHPELARQLDPAGLDQILTFPGLVSPRTMFKGVQALRPGHLLVVEGGSVREERYWDYDFPTDPMAAGDEAALLDELDTALRGAVARRLVADVPVGVYISGGLDSALIAAMAHQIAPDTARHSFSITFPDRAIDEAPWQAIVRDQIGSVHHEIAFSEDDILQNLRQIVVSGETALKESYNACTLVLARLVAAQGMRVVLTGEGADELFGGYVGYRLDLTREPGFDDDIEAMIEEETRARLWGDGGFFYERDYAANADLTGALLSDALLARRAEYSALSNSPVDHAQLAGRSAFHKRSYLDLKLRLPDHLLADHSDRVAYCASVEARYPFLDPNVIDVARRIPPALMLRGGEEKYMLKALGARYLPPDLWQRRKFSFVAQGSPHLLRKGQDWVMDLLAPDTVRRRGVFNPDTVARLRAQYETPGFDLSQTFEDDYLMIVLTTELLMDAFDLSVA; encoded by the coding sequence ATGTGTGGAATTGCCGGGATCTATCGCGCGTCCGGGGTGTCGGGGGCTGACAGGGATGTTCTGCCCGCGATGCTGAATGCCATTCGCCACCGTGGCCCGGACGAAGAGGGGCAGTTCGTCGCCGACCGGGTTGCGATGGGCTGTCGTCGCCTGTCGATTATCGACCTCGCCGGGGGGCAGCAGCCGATGTTTGCGGCTGACGGCCAGATTGCTGCGGTGGCCAATGCCGAGATTTATAACCACGACGTCCTACGTGCCGATCTTGCGCGGCAAGGTGCCCGATTTGGCAGTCGCTGCGATGTTGAGGTGATCCCGCATCTATATGCGCGCGACGGGATGGATCTGGCGCGTGGTCTGAACGGGCAGTTCGCCTTTGCTGTCTATGATACGGCCCGCGACCGGCTGGTTTTGGGGCGCGATCAGACTGGCATCGCGCCGCTGTTCTGGGCGCGGGTGCGGGATGGGATTCTGTTCGGGTCAGAAATCAAGGCATTGCTGGCGCATCCCGAACTGGCGCGCCAACTGGACCCGGCGGGGCTGGACCAGATCCTGACATTCCCCGGCCTGGTCAGCCCTCGCACGATGTTTAAGGGGGTGCAGGCCCTGCGCCCCGGCCATCTGCTGGTGGTCGAGGGCGGATCGGTGCGCGAAGAGCGCTATTGGGACTACGATTTCCCGACAGACCCCATGGCTGCGGGGGACGAGGCCGCGTTGCTGGACGAACTCGACACTGCACTGCGGGGGGCGGTGGCGCGGCGGCTGGTAGCGGATGTGCCGGTTGGGGTCTACATCAGTGGCGGGCTGGATTCCGCGCTGATTGCGGCGATGGCGCATCAGATTGCGCCCGATACGGCGCGCCATTCCTTTTCCATCACCTTTCCTGACCGCGCCATTGACGAAGCGCCCTGGCAGGCGATTGTGCGCGATCAGATTGGGTCAGTTCACCACGAAATCGCGTTCAGCGAAGACGACATCCTGCAAAACCTGCGCCAGATTGTCGTCTCTGGCGAAACTGCGCTTAAGGAAAGCTATAACGCCTGCACGCTGGTGCTGGCCCGACTGGTTGCGGCGCAGGGGATGCGGGTGGTCCTGACCGGAGAGGGCGCGGACGAGCTGTTTGGCGGCTATGTCGGCTATCGTCTGGATCTGACCCGTGAGCCCGGGTTTGACGACGATATCGAAGCGATGATCGAGGAAGAGACCCGCGCGCGGCTTTGGGGGGATGGCGGGTTCTTTTACGAACGTGACTATGCGGCGAATGCCGATTTGACTGGTGCGTTACTGTCTGACGCTCTGCTGGCGCGGCGGGCTGAATATTCGGCGCTGTCCAATTCGCCAGTGGATCACGCGCAACTGGCCGGGCGCAGCGCATTTCACAAACGCTCATACCTCGATCTCAAGCTGCGGCTGCCGGATCATCTGTTGGCGGATCATTCCGACCGCGTTGCCTATTGCGCCAGTGTCGAGGCGCGGTATCCCTTTCTGGATCCCAATGTCATCGACGTCGCACGCCGGATTCCGCCCGCGCTGATGCTGCGCGGCGGTGAGGAAAAATATATGCTCAAGGCGCTGGGGGCGCGTTATCTGCCGCCCGACCTGTGGCAGCGGCGCAAATTCAGCTTTGTGGCGCAGGGCAGCCCGCATTTGCTGCGCAAGGGACAGGATTGGGTAATGGATCTGCTGGCCCCGGACACTGTGCGGCGGCGGGGGGTCTTTAATCCAGACACCGTGGCAAGGTTGCGCGCGCAATATGAAACGCCCGGTTTTGACCTCAGTCAGACATTTGAGGACGATTACCTGATGATTGTCCTGACCACCGAACTTTTGATGGACGCGTTCGACCTGTCCGTCGCCTGA